The Acidobacteriota bacterium genome window below encodes:
- a CDS encoding SDR family oxidoreductase, which yields MVEAANALSVIVTGGASGIGAATARRVVAAGGSVGIIDLDGERAEALARALGPSVIAHAGSVLDEEALEAAWQALSDRLPPVNGLVNCAGVPPVPRAIEDYPVAEWNRIVESHLTGTYIPCRVIGSAIAAGGAGGAIVNLASVLSFRSGPVLAYGAAKCGVVNLTEALAVHWARQGVRVNAVAPGWTDTPFLRPRERQGERDLTPILNATPQRRLMRSEEIAEVIHFLLSAASSAITGATIPCDGGVIAGSGWAPYGGFEGAPAR from the coding sequence ATGGTTGAGGCGGCGAACGCGTTGTCGGTCATCGTCACGGGCGGCGCAAGCGGCATCGGCGCGGCCACGGCGCGGCGGGTCGTGGCCGCGGGGGGCTCGGTCGGCATCATCGACCTCGACGGCGAGCGGGCCGAGGCGCTTGCCCGCGCGCTCGGACCTTCGGTGATCGCGCACGCCGGCAGCGTGCTCGACGAGGAAGCACTCGAGGCGGCGTGGCAGGCGCTCTCGGACCGCCTGCCGCCGGTCAATGGACTCGTGAACTGCGCGGGCGTGCCGCCCGTGCCGCGCGCCATCGAGGACTACCCGGTCGCCGAGTGGAACCGGATCGTCGAATCGCACCTGACCGGCACCTACATTCCGTGCCGCGTCATCGGGTCGGCGATTGCCGCTGGCGGTGCCGGCGGCGCGATCGTCAACCTCGCCTCGGTGTTGTCCTTTCGCAGCGGCCCGGTTCTCGCGTACGGTGCCGCGAAGTGCGGTGTCGTCAACCTGACCGAGGCATTGGCGGTGCACTGGGCTCGGCAGGGCGTGCGCGTGAATGCGGTCGCTCCCGGCTGGACCGACACCCCTTTCCTGCGGCCAAGGGAGCGCCAAGGCGAGCGCGACCTGACTCCGATCCTGAACGCCACGCCGCAGCGGCGCCTCATGCGGTCCGAAGAGATTGCCGAGGTAATCCATTTCCTGCTTTCGGCGGCGTCGAGCGCGATCACGGGAGCGACCATTCCCTGCGATGGCGGAGTGATCGCCGGCAGCGGCTGGGCGCCCTACGGCGGATTCGAGGGCGCACCGGCGCGCTGA
- the hisD gene encoding histidinol dehydrogenase produces the protein MSIQYLKKATKTPETETAGAQQIVEAMLAEIDARGEQAVREYALKLDKWSGEIAVTPQEVERRTRDIPDSIKRDIEFATAQVRRFAMAQKTSLTEFSTELQPGLTAGQRVIPVNVAGCYVPTGRYAHIASAYMSIATAKAAGVPTVIACSTPYRGEGIHPHVLYAMKAAGADVILTLGGVQAIATLAYGLFTGKPADIIVGPGNKYVAEAKRRLFGKVGIDVFAGPSEVAVIADGSADPELVASDLVGQAEHGHESPAWLFTTSRGLADTVMKRVPELIELLPPTARNSADAAWRSYGEVILCDTREEIAEISDRYASEHLEVHARDLEWWLGRLTCYGSLFLGEETTVAFGDKVSGPNHVLPTKGAARYSGGLSVHKFMKTLTWQRVTREATRQIGQVTARISRLEGMEAHARTADDRLGKYFPREAFDKGEPVTT, from the coding sequence ATGTCGATCCAGTACCTGAAGAAGGCCACGAAGACGCCCGAGACGGAGACTGCCGGTGCGCAGCAGATTGTCGAGGCGATGCTCGCGGAGATTGACGCGCGAGGCGAGCAGGCGGTGCGCGAATATGCACTGAAACTCGACAAGTGGTCAGGCGAGATCGCCGTGACCCCGCAGGAGGTCGAGCGACGCACCCGGGACATTCCTGACTCGATCAAGCGGGATATCGAATTCGCAACCGCGCAGGTGCGGCGGTTCGCGATGGCGCAGAAGACATCGCTCACCGAATTCAGCACCGAGTTGCAACCCGGGCTGACGGCGGGGCAGCGCGTGATTCCGGTGAACGTAGCGGGCTGTTATGTTCCCACAGGGCGCTATGCCCACATCGCCTCGGCGTACATGAGCATTGCCACGGCGAAGGCTGCGGGCGTGCCGACAGTGATCGCGTGCTCCACGCCCTACCGCGGCGAGGGCATTCATCCGCACGTCCTGTACGCGATGAAGGCCGCAGGTGCGGACGTGATTCTGACCTTGGGCGGCGTTCAGGCGATTGCGACTCTCGCCTATGGCCTGTTCACGGGCAAGCCGGCCGACATCATCGTCGGGCCGGGTAACAAGTACGTGGCCGAGGCCAAGCGCAGGCTGTTCGGAAAGGTCGGCATCGACGTGTTCGCCGGTCCGTCCGAGGTTGCGGTCATCGCCGACGGTTCGGCTGATCCGGAACTTGTCGCGTCCGATCTCGTGGGCCAGGCCGAGCACGGTCACGAATCGCCGGCGTGGCTGTTCACGACTTCGCGCGGGCTCGCCGACACGGTGATGAAGAGAGTGCCCGAGTTGATCGAACTCCTGCCGCCCACCGCGCGCAATTCTGCCGACGCAGCGTGGCGCTCGTATGGCGAGGTGATCCTGTGCGACACCCGCGAGGAGATCGCCGAGATCTCGGATCGCTATGCGTCCGAGCATCTCGAGGTTCATGCCCGCGACCTCGAATGGTGGCTTGGGCGATTGACCTGCTACGGGTCCCTCTTTCTTGGCGAGGAGACCACGGTGGCCTTCGGAGACAAGGTGTCCGGTCCGAATCACGTCCTGCCTACCAAGGGTGCGGCCCGGTACTCCGGGGGGCTGTCGGTGCACAAGTTCATGAAGACGCTCACCTGGCAGCGCGTTACTCGCGAGGCGACCCGCCAGATCGGGCAGGTTACGGCGCGGATCTCACGACTCGAGGGCATGGAAGCCCACGCGAGAACCGCCGACGACCGGCTCGGCAAGTACTTCCCTCGGGAGGCCTTCGACAAGGGCGAACCGGTCACAACCTGA
- a CDS encoding TRAP transporter substrate-binding protein — translation MMRRVSSQSPLAHPERRRFMQVAKAHGFTTAVLLASKGLLWSDQAVAQTAADEAARQKAASVSMILATEYKLGSYKGYPIMQEAFKENLQNATKGALCVRLHPAGQLGAGPALAQKVQAGTVHAAAVSLSNFSPFAPVVDVINIPFWCGDSQRFSNLTSSSVWNKEITPKVNARGYKPVFYYSVGPRTISRVRNSRTGPEIFRMPADLTGVKVRVPASEMLAQIYRLAGGTPTAIAWGETPAALKQGVADAIDISIGGFWAFGFMDIMGSVTLLSQVPDGQMFAANLAWFNSLPKAMQAQFDEAGELTLRQTWEQLPKALGQARSEMTALGAKFHLPTAAETQAWIEACGEQRPEWASFKVKLAESTARFDELKAAANTAGKYKVVDYL, via the coding sequence ATGATGAGACGGGTTTCGTCGCAGTCTCCGCTTGCCCATCCGGAGCGTCGCCGCTTCATGCAGGTCGCGAAAGCACACGGTTTCACGACTGCGGTGTTGCTTGCTTCGAAAGGGCTCCTTTGGTCGGATCAGGCTGTCGCCCAGACGGCTGCCGACGAAGCGGCCCGCCAGAAGGCGGCTTCCGTCAGCATGATCCTGGCCACCGAGTACAAGCTCGGCAGTTACAAGGGCTACCCGATCATGCAGGAGGCGTTCAAGGAGAACCTGCAGAACGCGACCAAGGGAGCCCTTTGCGTACGCCTGCATCCGGCCGGCCAGTTGGGCGCAGGGCCGGCATTGGCCCAGAAGGTCCAGGCCGGAACCGTTCACGCTGCCGCAGTCTCGTTGTCGAACTTCTCGCCGTTCGCGCCGGTGGTCGACGTGATCAACATTCCCTTCTGGTGCGGCGACAGCCAGCGGTTCTCGAACCTGACGTCGTCATCGGTGTGGAACAAGGAGATCACGCCCAAGGTCAATGCACGCGGGTACAAGCCCGTCTTCTACTACTCGGTCGGCCCTCGCACGATCTCGCGGGTTCGCAACTCGCGCACCGGACCCGAGATCTTCCGCATGCCCGCGGACCTCACGGGCGTCAAGGTGCGCGTGCCGGCCTCGGAGATGCTCGCCCAGATCTACCGGTTGGCCGGAGGCACGCCGACCGCGATCGCCTGGGGGGAGACGCCGGCCGCCCTCAAGCAGGGCGTGGCCGATGCGATCGACATCAGCATTGGCGGGTTCTGGGCATTCGGTTTCATGGACATCATGGGTTCGGTAACCCTGCTCTCGCAGGTGCCGGACGGCCAGATGTTCGCAGCGAACCTCGCGTGGTTCAACAGCTTGCCGAAGGCGATGCAGGCGCAATTCGACGAGGCGGGCGAACTGACCCTGAGGCAGACCTGGGAGCAGCTTCCGAAAGCGCTGGGCCAAGCGCGCAGTGAGATGACTGCGCTCGGAGCGAAGTTCCATCTGCCGACCGCCGCGGAAACCCAGGCATGGATCGAAGCGTGCGGCGAGCAGCGCCCCGAGTGGGCATCCTTCAAGGTCAAGCTTGCGGAGAGCACTGCCCGCTTCGACGAACTCAAGGCCGCCGCAAACACCGCGGGCAAGTACAAGGTCGTCGACTACCTCTGA
- a CDS encoding LacI family DNA-binding transcriptional regulator: MKPVSNDAMATIADVARRAGTSKATVSRVLNRPDTVKPELREAVERAMRELAYVPLGAARSLATKRTRTIGAIVPTVDNAIFARFLDALQSELSEHGMLLLLASSWYEPERELAEVRALVERGVEGIALIGTSRDPGMYELLRTRDLPCVLGMVCDEALPVNSVGWNNRLEMRKVANFMIDLNHRHLAMIAGITKDNDRARDRVIGAQEAARDRGLTIDPRDIVEARYSIEAGRAGMAQLLRRRPRPTAVMCGNDVLAVAAVLEALSQGLQIPRDISITGFDDLELAANFFPPLTTMHVHADEIGRNAARLLLTHRERGGRPEAVYLRPDLIVRDTTVPPR, translated from the coding sequence ATGAAACCCGTTTCAAACGACGCCATGGCCACCATTGCCGACGTGGCACGACGCGCCGGGACCTCCAAGGCCACCGTGTCTCGCGTGTTGAACAGGCCCGACACGGTGAAGCCGGAATTGCGCGAGGCGGTCGAGCGGGCCATGCGCGAACTCGCCTACGTGCCGCTAGGCGCTGCCCGCTCGCTGGCCACCAAGCGCACCCGCACCATCGGCGCCATCGTCCCCACCGTGGACAACGCGATCTTCGCCCGGTTCCTGGATGCGCTTCAGTCGGAACTCAGCGAGCACGGCATGCTGCTCCTGCTTGCCAGCAGCTGGTACGAGCCCGAGCGCGAACTGGCGGAAGTCAGGGCACTGGTCGAGCGCGGAGTGGAGGGAATCGCGCTGATCGGCACCTCGCGCGACCCCGGAATGTATGAGCTCCTGAGGACACGGGACCTTCCGTGCGTGCTCGGGATGGTATGTGATGAAGCGTTGCCCGTGAATTCGGTCGGATGGAACAATCGGCTCGAGATGAGGAAGGTCGCGAACTTCATGATCGACCTGAATCACCGGCATCTCGCAATGATCGCCGGCATCACGAAAGACAACGACCGCGCGCGCGATCGAGTGATCGGCGCCCAGGAGGCGGCGCGTGACCGGGGATTGACGATCGATCCTCGCGACATCGTCGAAGCCCGCTACTCGATCGAGGCCGGGCGCGCCGGCATGGCCCAGCTGCTGCGGCGAAGGCCACGCCCCACCGCGGTGATGTGCGGCAACGACGTGCTGGCTGTCGCAGCGGTGCTGGAGGCGCTGTCCCAAGGCCTGCAGATCCCCCGGGACATATCCATCACCGGATTCGACGATCTCGAACTGGCCGCCAACTTCTTTCCCCCGCTGACGACGATGCACGTGCACGCCGACGAGATCGGCCGCAACGCGGCGCGGCTGCTGTTGACCCACCGCGAACGCGGCGGACGGCCCGAGGCGGTCTACCTGCGCCCCGACCTGATCGTTCGCGACACGACCGTACCGCCGCGCTGA
- a CDS encoding MFS transporter — protein MSTKLIALKTKTPWWRLDAGPDVADGLDASELLAMFEQLILIRRFEERLLTLSVAGILHGPAHSSIGQEGAAVGAMSVLGSADKINGTHRMHHQFLAKTLNHVRPRGYSPLEQELPGEMHDVVYRTYAEILGLTPGYCGGRGGSMHLRYPEAGVYGSNAIVGGNPSHAVGYALADKMQGRPHLSVAFFGDGATQTGAAYEAMNLAALYSTPTIFFIENNLYAVSTHVSEQTRDSNLSARGLSLGVPGIEFDGMDILAARRAMLEARRLIEAERGPVLLEAKTYRFFHQSGALKGSAFGYRDKAEEEKWHARDPLALFQGRLTKSGVLDAAGLAELEARARRLIDGALERLLDHDAVGKPIRVRPELWPDPREVDRGIRGSLAELAALPARELEDHPPEQLETARLLDVMSAAMLLNMERDNSIFILGEDVHRLRGGTAGATKNIGERFPDRLLGTPICENGFTGMALGAALNGMRPVVEIMYPDFALVAADQLFNQIAKVRHMFGGDFPVRVLVRSRVSAGTGYGSQHSMDAAGLFALYPGWRIVAPSRPYDYIGLLNAALACDDPVLIVEYAELFRNSGPVPKEWNYIVPFGKARFARRGSRCTVLAYGTMVEAACEAAERCGVDAEVIDLRTIDPLGLDWDTIAASVGRTHALLVAEQTTRGTSVGSRIVSDAQSRLFDALDHEIVHVTGSEASPVVSKVLERAALAGVDEVEAALRHVDGRRGRG, from the coding sequence ATGTCCACGAAACTGATCGCCCTGAAGACCAAGACGCCGTGGTGGCGACTGGATGCTGGCCCCGATGTCGCCGACGGGCTCGACGCATCCGAGCTGCTGGCGATGTTCGAGCAACTGATCCTGATCCGTCGTTTCGAGGAGCGGCTGCTGACGCTGTCGGTCGCCGGCATCCTCCATGGCCCGGCCCACTCGAGCATCGGCCAGGAAGGGGCTGCGGTCGGCGCGATGTCGGTCCTCGGCTCGGCCGACAAGATCAACGGCACCCACCGGATGCACCACCAGTTTCTCGCCAAGACGCTGAACCATGTCCGGCCGCGGGGTTACTCGCCGCTCGAGCAGGAATTGCCGGGCGAGATGCACGACGTCGTCTACCGCACCTACGCCGAGATCCTGGGCCTGACGCCCGGGTATTGCGGGGGGCGCGGCGGTTCGATGCACCTGCGCTATCCGGAGGCGGGCGTTTACGGCTCCAACGCGATCGTCGGCGGCAATCCCTCGCACGCGGTCGGTTACGCGCTGGCCGACAAGATGCAGGGGCGGCCGCACCTGTCGGTGGCCTTCTTCGGAGACGGCGCGACGCAGACGGGCGCTGCCTACGAAGCGATGAATCTCGCCGCGCTGTACTCGACCCCGACGATCTTCTTCATCGAGAACAACCTGTACGCGGTGTCGACGCACGTGTCCGAGCAGACGCGCGACTCAAACTTGTCGGCGCGCGGGCTTTCGCTCGGCGTGCCCGGGATCGAGTTCGACGGCATGGACATCCTGGCGGCTCGCCGGGCGATGCTCGAGGCGCGGCGGCTGATCGAGGCCGAGCGCGGCCCGGTCCTCCTCGAAGCGAAGACCTACCGCTTCTTCCACCAGTCCGGTGCACTCAAGGGCAGCGCCTTCGGCTATCGCGACAAGGCCGAGGAGGAGAAGTGGCACGCGCGCGACCCGCTGGCGCTGTTCCAGGGGCGGCTGACCAAGTCGGGCGTGCTCGACGCCGCCGGTCTCGCCGAACTCGAGGCCCGTGCTCGGCGCCTGATCGACGGCGCGCTCGAACGCTTGCTCGATCACGATGCGGTGGGCAAGCCGATTCGGGTGCGACCGGAGCTGTGGCCGGATCCGCGCGAAGTCGATCGCGGCATTCGCGGGAGCCTCGCGGAGCTCGCGGCCCTTCCTGCCCGCGAACTTGAGGATCATCCGCCAGAGCAGCTGGAAACGGCCCGCCTCCTCGACGTCATGTCGGCCGCGATGCTCCTGAACATGGAGCGCGACAACTCGATCTTCATCCTGGGCGAGGACGTCCATCGCCTACGCGGCGGCACGGCCGGAGCAACGAAGAACATCGGCGAGCGTTTTCCCGATCGCCTGCTCGGTACGCCGATCTGCGAGAATGGTTTCACCGGGATGGCGCTCGGGGCCGCACTGAACGGCATGCGGCCCGTCGTCGAGATCATGTATCCCGACTTCGCGCTGGTCGCGGCGGACCAGCTCTTCAACCAGATCGCGAAGGTCCGTCACATGTTCGGCGGGGACTTCCCGGTGCGCGTGCTGGTGCGCAGTCGCGTCTCTGCGGGCACGGGCTACGGCTCCCAGCACTCGATGGACGCCGCGGGCCTGTTCGCCCTGTATCCGGGCTGGCGCATCGTCGCGCCGTCTCGTCCGTACGACTACATCGGGCTGCTCAATGCGGCGCTCGCGTGCGACGACCCGGTGCTGATCGTCGAGTACGCGGAACTGTTCCGCAACAGCGGCCCCGTTCCAAAGGAATGGAACTACATCGTGCCGTTCGGGAAGGCGCGCTTCGCGCGACGCGGCTCGCGGTGCACCGTCCTTGCCTACGGCACCATGGTCGAGGCGGCTTGCGAGGCTGCGGAGCGCTGCGGCGTGGATGCCGAGGTCATCGATCTCCGGACGATCGATCCTCTCGGCCTGGACTGGGACACGATCGCCGCCAGCGTGGGACGCACCCACGCACTGCTGGTGGCCGAGCAGACGACGCGCGGCACCTCGGTCGGTTCGCGGATCGTCAGCGATGCTCAGAGCCGGCTCTTCGATGCGTTGGACCACGAGATCGTCCACGTCACCGGGTCGGAGGCATCGCCGGTGGTGTCGAAGGTCCTCGAAAGGGCGGCGCTGGCGGGCGTCGACGAAGTGGAGGCCGCGCTGCGTCACGTCGACGGCCGCCGGGGCCGTGGCTGA
- a CDS encoding alpha/beta fold hydrolase produces MAYEIEFGIPPTGEQMDEARLVSWLIQPGESFAADQVLLEIETDKSIIEIAAPGAGRMIEHLIEVDARIPMGSPVARLMLEGEAAQDATAPSSPPLDVYRQPAETPTAPAAPASAVPTVPAVGPARGRIPMTPAARVALGARGLEASAIAGSGPGGRVTLSDVQRAGRGEPVRIAGAGASSVPTRHGSIRLKTWEPSGSHGASTTVVLIHGLFADLEAWAATALHLSRAGRRVVALDLPAHGESDAAVADFASLVESVGDAVDAATEGPVVLVGHSFGAAVTAHLLARPGLPVQAAVLLAPLGLGTEIEQRFVDGVLNGGTSEALGRELAKLSTSGAVPSAAYLEQLRARIAARRVTLAAVCDDVAVNGVQQLFIRGQLDAAACPVSIVHGRADEIIPWQHALNAPPKVALHLAPHVGHMPQWDATALTTEVIIRASATR; encoded by the coding sequence ATGGCTTACGAAATCGAATTTGGCATCCCGCCGACCGGCGAGCAGATGGACGAAGCCCGCCTGGTGAGTTGGCTGATTCAACCGGGAGAGTCTTTTGCGGCCGACCAGGTGCTGCTCGAGATCGAGACCGACAAGTCCATCATCGAGATCGCGGCGCCCGGGGCGGGGCGGATGATCGAGCACCTGATCGAGGTCGACGCGCGCATTCCGATGGGCTCCCCAGTCGCGCGCCTCATGCTGGAGGGAGAGGCGGCGCAGGACGCCACGGCGCCTTCGAGCCCGCCCCTCGACGTGTACCGGCAGCCGGCGGAAACGCCGACCGCACCGGCCGCGCCGGCATCGGCCGTGCCGACGGTCCCTGCCGTGGGCCCGGCGCGCGGCCGGATTCCGATGACGCCCGCCGCGCGTGTGGCATTGGGCGCAAGGGGATTGGAGGCCTCGGCGATCGCCGGCAGCGGCCCCGGCGGCCGCGTGACCTTGAGCGACGTGCAGCGGGCCGGACGAGGAGAGCCCGTCAGGATCGCGGGCGCGGGCGCGTCATCGGTGCCGACGCGCCACGGGAGCATCCGCCTGAAGACGTGGGAGCCTTCCGGAAGCCACGGAGCGTCGACCACTGTGGTCCTGATACACGGCCTCTTCGCCGACCTCGAAGCGTGGGCTGCAACGGCGCTCCACCTGAGCCGGGCGGGCCGGCGCGTCGTCGCGCTCGATCTTCCGGCGCACGGCGAAAGCGATGCCGCTGTTGCCGATTTCGCCTCGCTCGTGGAGTCGGTCGGCGACGCCGTGGACGCGGCGACCGAAGGGCCGGTCGTCCTGGTCGGTCATTCCTTCGGCGCGGCGGTGACGGCGCACCTTCTGGCTCGTCCGGGCTTGCCCGTGCAAGCTGCCGTCCTCCTCGCGCCGCTCGGGCTGGGTACGGAGATCGAGCAGCGCTTCGTCGACGGCGTGCTCAATGGCGGCACCTCCGAGGCGCTCGGCCGGGAGCTCGCGAAGCTCTCGACCTCGGGCGCCGTCCCCTCCGCCGCATACCTGGAGCAACTGCGCGCCAGGATTGCTGCGCGCAGGGTGACGCTGGCGGCGGTTTGCGACGACGTCGCCGTCAACGGCGTGCAGCAGTTGTTCATCCGCGGGCAGCTCGACGCTGCGGCTTGTCCGGTGTCGATCGTCCATGGCCGGGCCGACGAGATCATCCCTTGGCAGCATGCGTTGAACGCGCCGCCCAAGGTGGCGCTGCATCTTGCACCGCACGTGGGCCACATGCCGCAATGGGACGCGACCGCGCTGACCACCGAAGTCATCATTCGGGCATCCGCGACGCGGTGA
- a CDS encoding VOC family protein, with translation MSAPQPQVRAALRDALLRPHHTAVCVTDFERALRFYTEFLPFQLEGEMDRRSEPALGEVVGLPGAVIRWAMLRLGSHRIELFKYYEPQGRDDARPQCDLGYSHFALEVADVDAVYAQAMASGYRAMSPPRDLRGGRTRAFYLCEPEGAITEFIQFRPAEGAAPAKTD, from the coding sequence GTGTCGGCACCGCAACCCCAGGTTCGCGCAGCGCTTCGGGACGCGCTGCTGCGGCCGCACCACACGGCGGTGTGCGTCACGGACTTCGAGCGAGCCCTGCGCTTCTACACCGAATTCCTGCCCTTCCAGCTGGAGGGCGAGATGGATCGTCGCTCGGAACCGGCACTCGGAGAGGTCGTCGGGCTGCCCGGCGCGGTCATTCGCTGGGCCATGCTGCGCCTAGGTTCGCACCGCATCGAGTTGTTCAAGTACTACGAACCGCAGGGCCGCGACGACGCGCGACCGCAATGCGACCTCGGGTACAGCCACTTCGCACTCGAGGTGGCCGACGTCGACGCCGTCTACGCGCAGGCCATGGCATCGGGATACCGCGCCATGTCGCCCCCCCGGGACCTGCGCGGCGGGCGCACCCGGGCTTTCTACCTCTGTGAGCCGGAAGGCGCGATCACGGAGTTCATCCAGTTCCGGCCGGCTGAGGGTGCCGCGCCTGCGAAGACAGACTGA
- a CDS encoding alcohol dehydrogenase catalytic domain-containing protein: MKALVYVAPNEVRIAERPHPALHEGEVVLRIDAVGICGSDMHAYHGHDPRRKPGLVLGHEFAGVVVEGPGAGRRVTGNPLITCGACDYCLQGRTNLCTDRTMVGMTRPGAFAEYMSIPARCLIDLPPGLQAESAALAEPAATALHAVDLAARALIRPLPEARALVIGGGAVGMFAALLLRSYGLRRLWVAETNALRRQSVARHVHCEVFDPLEADPVGDDACELVIDAVGAKSTRQAALRAVRPGGVVMHIGLQDWASEIDMRKLTLSEITLIGTYTYTQSDLRATVSALRDGVFGDLSWVEQRPLDRGAEAFADLHAGRTPAAKIVLRPHG; this comes from the coding sequence ATGAAGGCACTCGTTTATGTCGCCCCGAACGAGGTGAGGATCGCAGAGCGGCCTCACCCCGCCCTGCACGAAGGCGAAGTGGTGTTGCGGATCGATGCAGTGGGCATCTGCGGATCGGACATGCATGCCTATCACGGTCACGACCCACGGCGTAAACCGGGCCTGGTGCTTGGCCATGAGTTCGCAGGCGTGGTCGTCGAGGGCCCCGGCGCAGGGCGCCGAGTCACGGGCAATCCGTTGATCACCTGCGGTGCGTGCGACTACTGCCTGCAAGGACGAACGAATCTGTGCACTGATCGCACGATGGTCGGCATGACGCGACCTGGGGCGTTCGCCGAGTACATGTCCATTCCGGCGCGCTGTCTGATCGATCTTCCGCCAGGCTTGCAGGCGGAATCGGCGGCGCTGGCCGAGCCGGCTGCGACTGCCTTGCATGCCGTCGACCTTGCCGCACGCGCACTGATCCGACCGCTTCCCGAGGCTCGCGCCCTCGTTATTGGCGGCGGCGCGGTCGGGATGTTCGCCGCACTGTTGCTTCGAAGCTATGGCTTGCGGCGGCTTTGGGTGGCCGAAACGAACGCGCTGCGGCGGCAGTCGGTGGCGCGACACGTTCACTGCGAGGTCTTCGACCCGCTCGAGGCCGACCCGGTCGGCGACGATGCCTGCGAGTTGGTGATCGACGCGGTCGGTGCGAAGTCGACGCGCCAGGCTGCACTCCGGGCGGTGCGTCCGGGCGGCGTGGTGATGCACATCGGTCTTCAGGACTGGGCGAGTGAGATCGACATGCGCAAGCTCACGCTGTCCGAGATCACGCTGATCGGCACCTACACCTATACGCAGTCGGACCTGAGGGCGACCGTCTCGGCGCTTCGCGACGGGGTCTTCGGAGACCTGTCCTGGGTCGAACAGCGGCCGCTCGACCGCGGCGCGGAGGCGTTTGCGGACCTGCACGCCGGCCGCACGCCAGCGGCCAAGATCGTCTTGCGACCGCACGGCTGA
- a CDS encoding SDR family oxidoreductase: MGIEGLFRLDGRRALVTGGNSGIGEAMARALGLAGARITLAARRQPDLREAAARLSGDGIDADWIACDLSEVQTARGVAAEILERHGAIDILVNAAGVNLRQPFEQVTLEAWQLQIALHLGAPFFLTQALAPMMRERGWGRIINIASLQSQRAFPDSAPYGAAKGGVVQLTRAIAEAWSRYGITCNAIGPGFFHTPLTAAIFADPARAQRNAASTAANRNGNLPDLYGATVFLASEASAYVTGQTLYVDGGFTAR, translated from the coding sequence ATGGGCATCGAGGGCTTGTTCCGGCTCGACGGCCGGCGTGCGTTGGTCACCGGGGGCAACTCCGGAATCGGGGAGGCCATGGCACGGGCCCTCGGCCTGGCCGGTGCGCGGATCACGCTGGCGGCCCGCCGCCAGCCTGACCTGCGGGAAGCGGCAGCACGCCTGTCCGGCGATGGCATAGACGCCGACTGGATCGCTTGTGACCTGAGTGAGGTACAGACGGCGCGCGGTGTCGCGGCGGAAATACTCGAGCGCCACGGCGCAATCGACATCCTCGTGAACGCCGCGGGAGTCAATCTCCGCCAGCCGTTCGAGCAGGTGACGCTGGAAGCGTGGCAACTCCAGATCGCGCTTCACCTCGGGGCACCATTCTTTCTCACGCAGGCGCTCGCACCGATGATGCGCGAGCGCGGATGGGGGCGCATCATCAATATCGCGTCGCTGCAGTCGCAGCGGGCGTTTCCGGACAGCGCGCCATACGGTGCGGCCAAGGGAGGCGTCGTTCAGCTCACACGGGCCATCGCCGAGGCCTGGTCGAGATACGGCATCACGTGCAATGCAATCGGCCCCGGCTTTTTCCACACCCCGTTGACGGCGGCCATCTTCGCCGATCCGGCGCGCGCGCAACGCAATGCCGCCAGCACGGCAGCCAACCGCAATGGCAATCTGCCGGATCTGTACGGCGCGACCGTCTTCCTGGCGAGCGAAGCTTCGGCCTACGTGACCGGCCAGACGCTTTACGTCGATGGCGGCTTCACTGCGCGCTGA